ctgaggggaagggaaaggagggagaggacaaAATGATGAGCTTTGCTGCATTTACCTTCCCACAGCTGTATCCATAATTTTGTAGGGAAAAAAGGAACCAAATCCCCCAAAATAGCAAATATcactgaccttttttttttttttttttttggcagaaaagGCCCCTTTACTTGAGAgttttcttctcccctttccAGAAATAGGATGGGAATTCCCAGCTGTGGAATTCCAGCTTGGCAAATTCCAAATGTCCcgttattttaaaaaggaaaacacccATTCCCAGCCATACTGAGGAGTGTTGGTGTAAGCACAGAGCAAAGCTGGAGCCCGTGGCTCTGACTGTGCCTCTGGAAAAGCTTTGCTGGATGGAGATGTTGCTCTTTAATCCTGGAATTAAATTTCCCAGAGTGAAATGTTGTGTGAAACGGAACAAAACTCTCCTTGAGGGTTCATGGGCTGTGCCAAATGCTGCTCAGAACCCCGGGGGTTCCTGCCAGCCTGAGGGTGGGCTCTGAGGAGCAACGCTGCAAAAACACCCTCATATTCCTGCAGGAATAATGACCTGCCTTAATTAGCACCTGGGGAACCGGGATAATTAACATTTCTACTCTAAAGCAGAGCAAAGGAGTTAAAATTTTGTTACCAGCTCTGGAAACCCTTCAGGGCTGTTGCTGGGGGTCTCCATGGGGTCACAGAGAGGGAGTTTGGAGCACCTTGGAACAGTCACCTCCATCCTCACTGGGATAGACAGACAGCCCTTAGAGATCCAAAATCCTTCTTGGACAATGAAAGATTCCCAACAACAGGAATAATGACATTCCCTGACTAACACCCAGGTGACTGGTCCTCAAGTATAAGTAAAATTTCTACTCTAAAGCAGAACAAAGAATAACtcctttatatatattttcatataggCTTGGGAAACCCTTCAGGGATGTTCCTGGGGGTCTACATGGGGTCACAGAGCTGGAGTTTGGAGCACCTTGGAACAGTCACCTCCATCCTCACTGGGATGGACACACAACCCTTAGAGATCCAAAATCCTTCCTGGACAATGGGAGATTCCCAAACAACAGGAATAATGACATTTCTTACCTACCACCCAGGTGACTGGTTCTTAAGTATAACTAAAATTTCTTCtctaaagcaaagcaaaggagTTAATATTTTCATACAGGCTTGGGAGACCCTTCAGGGCTGTTGCTGGGGGTCTACACGGGGTCACAGAGCTGGAGTTTGGAGCACCTTGGAACAGTCAACTCCATCCTCTCTGGGATGGACAAACAACCCTTACAGATCCAAATGACATTCCCTGACTAACTCCCAGGTGACTGGTCCTtagatataaataaaatttcctcTCTAAAGCAGAACAGAGAATAACTCCTTTATAGATAGTTTGGTATCAGCTTGGCAAACCCTTCAGGGATGTTGCTGGAGGTCTCCATGGGGTCACAGAGCTGGAGTTTGGGCAGTTTGGAGCACCTTGGAACGGTCACCTCCATCCTCCCTGGGATGGACACACAACCCTCAGAGATCCAAAATCCTTCTTGGACAATGAAAGATTCCCAAACAACAGGAATAATGACATTTCTTACCTACCACCCAGGTTACTGGTTCTTAAGTATAACTAAAATTTCTTCTCTAAAGCAGAACAAAGAATAActcctttatatatatatattcatacagGCTTGGGAAACCCTTCAGGGATGTTGCTGGGGGTCTACACAGGGTCACAGAGCTGGAGTTTGGAGCACCTTGGAATGGTCACCTCCATCCTCTCTGGGATAGACAGACAACCCTCAGAGATCCAAAATCCTTCCTGGACAATGAAAGATTCCCAACAACAGGAATCATAACATTCCCTGACTAACACCCAGGTGACTGGTCCTCAAGTATAACTAAAATTTCTTCTCTAAAGCAGAGCAAAGGAGTTAATATTTTGGTATAGGCTTGGGAAGCCCTTCAAGGATGTTGCTGGGGGTCTACATGGGGTTACAGAGATGGAGTTTGGCCAGTTTGGAGCACCTTGGAATGGTCACCTCCATCCTCACTGGGATGGACAGACAGCCCTCAGAGATCCAAAATCCTTCCTGGACAATGGGAGATTCCCAAACAACAGGAATAATGACATTTCTTACCTACCACCCAGGTGACTGGTCCTTAGATATGAGTAGAATTTCTTCTCTAAAGCAGAGCAAAGGAGTTAATATTTTCATACAGGCTTGGGAAGCCCTTCAAGGATGTTGCTGGGGGTCTACATGGGGTCACAGAGCTGGAGTTTGGAGCACCTTGGAACAGTCAACTCCATCCTCTCTGGGATGGACAAACAACCCTTAGAGATCCAAATGACATTCCCTGACTAACTCCCAGGTGACTGGTCCTtagatataaataaaatttcctcTCTAAAGCAGAACAGAGAATAACTCCTTTATAGATAGTTTGGTATCAGCTTGGCAAACCCTTCAGGGCTGTTGCTGGGGGTCTAAATAGGGTTACAGAGATGGAGTTTGGAGCACCTTGGAATGGTCACCTCCATCCTCCCTGGGATAGACAGACAGCCCTTAGAGATCCAAAATCCTTCTTGGACAATGAAAGATTCCCAACAACAGGAATAATGACATTCCCTGACTAACACCCAGGTGACTGGTCCTCAAGTATAAGTAAAATTTCTACTCTAAAGCAGAACAAAGAATAACtcctttatatatattttcatacaGGCTTGGGAAACCCTTTAGGGATGTTCCTGGGGGTCTACATGGGGTCACAGAGCTGGAGTTTGGAGCACCTTGGAACAGTCAACTCCATCCTCTCTGGGATGGACAGACAGCCCTCAGAgatcaaaaatccttcctggaCAATGAAAGATTCCCAACAACAGGAATAATGACACTTCTTACCTACCACCCAGGTGACTGGTTCTTAAGTATAACTAAAATTTCTTCTCTAAAGCAGAGCAAAGGAGTTAATATTTTCATACAGGCTTGGCAAACCCTTCAGGGCTGTTGCTGGGGGTCTACACAGGGTCACAGAGCTGGAGTTTGGAGCACCTTGGAACAGTCAACTCCATCCTCTCTGGGATGGACAGACAGCCCTCAGAgatcaaaaatccttcctggaCAATGAAAGATTCCCAAACAACAGGAATAATGACATTCCCTGTCTAACACCCAGGTGACTGGTCCTCAAGTATAACTAAAATTTCTTCTCTAAAGCAGAGCAAAGGAGTTAATATTTTGGTATAGGCTTGGGAAGCCCTTCAAGGATGTTGCTGGGGGTCTACATGGGGTTACAGAGATGGAGTTTGGCCAGTTTGAAGCACCTTGGAACGGTCACCTCCATCCTCACTGGGATGAACAGACAACTCTTACAGATCTATAACCCTTCCCAGTGGAACTCGATGTGCATTTCTAAGAGGGAAGACACTACTGGATGATCTACCAAAGCCTCAAGCCTGGAGCTGGTGGGTGGCTACTCCAGGGCGGGTTTGACCAGGTGGCCATTAAAGATGATGTAAACATCAGACTCCTCACTGTAAATGgcattttccctctccctcttgaACATCCTCACCCAGACCTCGTCCCCCTCCTGCAGGTCCAGCATGAGGCTCTGGCTCTGCATGATGCTGCGCTCGCTGGGCTGGGCGTACAGGATGGCCACGTCCTCCTCGTTCCTCATCAGGTGCACGTAGGTCTCCTTGAAGTTCCAGGTGTGCACGTTGAGGCTGAAGTAGTAGACCCCTGGCACGTAGCAGAAGAACCTCCCCGAGAACATGTTGAAGTGCTGGTAGAGGTTCACGAACTCGGTGTCGAAGGTGACGTGCTGGAAGTAGTCGGAGCTGTGGAGGGGTTTCCTCCTGCCCACCGAGAAGGCGGCAAAGAGCTGCTTGCAGGAGTGCCCTTGGGGGCCAGGCTGCCCCTTCTGCCCCTTCCGCCCGTTCAGGCCCCGTTGGCCCCTTTCTCCAGCCTTCccaactgctccaggagggccCTTCTCTCCCATCTCGCCCTTCTCACCTgtgagcaggaaggaaaacctgGTGAGACACAAGCACGTGAAGCCGGAGCTGCAGGAACGTCCTGGTGGacacagagaagctgctggagcACTCACTGCCTTCCTGCACAGAGAGCTGGACATCACTGGCCAGGCACCAGCACCTTCCCAGTTCTCAGGAGGACAAAGCCAGGTGGAAGCTGGTCTTGGTTCACAAACCAGGACCAcggtgtgggtgtgaccaaagctgtggattGTCCACCCTCTgtgccatttcccaggaactgttcccaagggcccattggcagcagctgcccagggcacagctgagccctcaggctgggagctggctgggaaagaagcctggcagaggagctgggagaactgccctgcagggagtccttggcacctccacacccacctgagggctcagctctgcccatgggccagcaacgagtccaaactcccccctgactgccagagtcagatcccccagtgtggaactccctgccctgggggaggcactgggggctcccacccaaacctgaggggatggaatcttgggggtttggggacttctgggaccactcattggatccagaggaggagcagaacctggacaggaggagccccccactctgcccagactgtgccatcatctgcaccaacaggtttgtcccttccttttcctttggactcggaggcaccacgtggggctcagcacaggggccaccaaacccccctgtgtttgtgccccagggggtgggttacactgctgggcttgggggttaaacccaatttctctttgtgccattgcatttattgtaatgttgttattaaattataactctgacttataatctctttcatgttgggtccatttctcttcctgcttttaCCTTTAACCCATCACAAAGCTCCACCAAGCTTGTGGTGCTGATGTTCCACATCCAACAGTGGAACTCCATGGCCTGACCATGAGCCCACCCCTTGGGGCAGAGGTGGGGGCAACAGGA
This genomic window from Pithys albifrons albifrons isolate INPA30051 chromosome 16, PitAlb_v1, whole genome shotgun sequence contains:
- the C1QTNF8 gene encoding complement C1q tumor necrosis factor-related protein 8 translates to MRVVLLLLLVASGDAELEKGLPRRPSLSCVRCCGPGEQPVPIVSSRHARMSSTPYSVPRVQPTIDITILKGEKGEMGEKGPPGAVGKAGERGQRGLNGRKGQKGQPGPQGHSCKQLFAAFSVGRRKPLHSSDYFQHVTFDTEFVNLYQHFNMFSGRFFCYVPGVYYFSLNVHTWNFKETYVHLMRNEEDVAILYAQPSERSIMQSQSLMLDLQEGDEVWVRMFKRERENAIYSEESDVYIIFNGHLVKPALE